A single Saccharolobus shibatae B12 DNA region contains:
- a CDS encoding electron transfer flavoprotein subunit alpha/FixB family protein, giving the protein MKAVVFSESPVFLKMAAAVAQSFGGDVIGISDSENVKFVNKLYIIDKMDEDGIVDLISSLSPDVILTGNVRRDRAIAGRVAGKLKLPIVTDVVSLKVEDKKVTLNRVAYSGMGLVTLESELPIVMTIANTQLQPKELQPTVEKVQLKEGRVKIVGRKSTSSGVNLATADIVIGVGRGIGSKENVKYAEELAKALGGAVGGSRPVAAELNWVPEDRQIGLSGLRIRPKLYIALGISGQPQHIAGIRDSKIIVAVNTDKNAPILENADYLVVGNAIDFCKVMLSKLGKK; this is encoded by the coding sequence ATGAAAGCTGTAGTGTTCTCTGAAAGTCCGGTATTCTTAAAAATGGCAGCAGCTGTGGCTCAAAGTTTCGGAGGAGATGTAATAGGAATATCCGACAGTGAGAACGTTAAGTTCGTAAATAAACTATACATTATTGATAAAATGGATGAGGATGGGATTGTAGATTTAATATCTTCACTCTCTCCAGATGTGATACTAACTGGAAATGTGAGAAGGGATAGGGCAATAGCTGGAAGAGTAGCGGGGAAGTTAAAGTTACCTATAGTTACTGATGTAGTCTCGCTAAAGGTTGAAGATAAGAAGGTTACGTTAAATAGGGTAGCCTATAGTGGAATGGGGTTAGTTACTCTAGAGAGCGAGTTACCGATTGTTATGACTATTGCAAATACGCAATTACAACCCAAGGAACTTCAACCAACTGTAGAGAAGGTTCAATTGAAAGAGGGCAGGGTTAAAATCGTCGGTAGGAAATCAACTTCCTCTGGAGTTAATTTAGCTACTGCAGATATTGTAATTGGTGTGGGAAGGGGTATTGGATCTAAGGAAAACGTAAAATACGCTGAAGAATTGGCAAAGGCGTTAGGTGGAGCGGTTGGTGGGAGTAGACCAGTAGCTGCTGAGCTCAATTGGGTTCCAGAAGATAGACAAATAGGTTTATCCGGTTTAAGAATTAGACCCAAATTGTATATAGCCCTAGGAATATCTGGTCAACCCCAACATATAGCTGGTATAAGGGATTCCAAAATTATAGTTGCTGTTAATACTGATAAGAATGCTCCAATACTTGAAAACGCGGATTACTTGGTTGTAGGCAACGCAATCGATTTCTGTAAAGTTATGTTGAGTAAGCTAGGGAAAAAATAA
- a CDS encoding 4Fe-4S binding protein, which produces MILLPIIITITMLLAMFYVIYEVERWRSTRRVLLALYVEGMMLTMNIGGYLYLISNNPFYFLMTNSAYMIFGLYPLLNVKEVKMRRFVYSLFALLMVISEIAMGALIYTLETSIPANIDTSIGNIYFVSVMMVEMAFTLILSFKNIDKTLRNYLIGLLLLMPWFPQIFPSINLPIWLSAIIMIGDTILIYDSLYKQRLRASQETFTTIELTSIFTLMMIGEFLFFLYGTLIVFDISMIIGMTWFVYRALAGPNPRKGNYTRNPLLAFTIIFLTFIMEFFMGGVLDFVEGIFSPGISGFINSLTLPWQLLTNLINALWDLIDIVGSILGSMWFLIMMGIEMGFLAFKKMLEMRVKEVRVRMSLMILAYALYTIYIPMFSPLSDRLPYIPYMWSMGIGTLGGFSNSVLLGLIGTYVVYAILSFLFGSRNLCSVSCTAPLMYQGTFYDSLKVYNRTSKVGRKLMTSRRPNWVKAITLSVSILVLIAAVVSYLNSLGVISFTLFGTDITFLIYFVWFDVIWYLLFISIPFLGTFACVTTGYCYWGVFNQAVSSIGLFRLKIKDPMLCVNCKTVDCAFACPVGITDMRGWFIKKGEFKSFKCVGIGECVDACPYDNIYFYDVRQWMKERFKH; this is translated from the coding sequence ATGATCTTGCTTCCAATAATAATTACTATTACTATGCTTCTGGCCATGTTTTACGTAATTTACGAAGTGGAAAGGTGGAGATCAACAAGGAGAGTGTTATTGGCACTATACGTTGAAGGAATGATGCTAACAATGAATATAGGAGGTTATCTTTATCTAATTAGCAATAATCCGTTCTACTTTTTGATGACTAACTCCGCATATATGATTTTCGGATTATATCCATTACTTAACGTGAAGGAAGTTAAAATGAGACGATTTGTATATAGCTTATTTGCGTTACTTATGGTAATTTCTGAAATAGCAATGGGAGCGTTAATTTACACTTTGGAAACCTCAATTCCAGCTAACATAGATACGTCTATTGGGAACATATACTTCGTGAGTGTAATGATGGTGGAAATGGCGTTTACACTAATCCTCTCCTTTAAAAATATTGATAAAACATTGAGGAACTATCTAATTGGTTTATTACTCTTAATGCCTTGGTTTCCACAAATATTTCCTTCAATAAATTTACCAATATGGCTCTCTGCCATCATAATGATTGGGGATACGATACTAATTTACGATTCTCTGTATAAGCAGAGATTAAGGGCTTCACAAGAAACCTTTACAACAATCGAATTAACATCTATTTTCACATTGATGATGATAGGGGAGTTCCTATTCTTCCTTTATGGCACCTTAATAGTTTTCGACATATCCATGATAATAGGAATGACGTGGTTCGTTTATAGGGCATTGGCTGGACCAAACCCGAGAAAAGGGAATTACACTAGAAATCCTTTATTGGCGTTCACAATAATCTTCCTCACATTCATTATGGAATTCTTTATGGGAGGGGTATTGGATTTCGTTGAAGGAATTTTTTCGCCCGGAATTTCTGGATTTATAAATAGCCTAACACTACCGTGGCAACTCTTGACAAATCTGATAAACGCGTTGTGGGATTTAATAGACATAGTTGGATCAATTCTGGGTTCCATGTGGTTTTTAATAATGATGGGAATAGAGATGGGATTCTTAGCGTTTAAGAAAATGTTAGAAATGAGAGTTAAGGAAGTAAGGGTTAGGATGAGTTTAATGATCCTAGCTTATGCGTTATACACTATTTACATCCCAATGTTTAGCCCACTTTCAGATCGTCTACCCTACATACCCTATATGTGGTCAATGGGGATAGGAACGCTAGGAGGATTTTCAAATTCCGTACTCTTAGGTCTTATAGGAACTTATGTGGTTTACGCAATTCTCTCTTTCTTATTCGGCTCGAGAAATTTGTGTTCTGTAAGTTGTACTGCACCCTTAATGTATCAAGGTACTTTTTATGATTCACTTAAAGTATACAATAGAACTTCAAAAGTAGGGAGGAAGTTGATGACGTCCAGAAGACCGAATTGGGTTAAAGCGATAACGCTTAGCGTTTCAATATTAGTACTAATAGCTGCAGTCGTATCATATCTTAATTCATTAGGCGTAATTAGTTTTACACTGTTTGGCACTGATATTACGTTTCTAATATATTTTGTTTGGTTTGATGTAATTTGGTATCTCTTATTCATTTCTATACCATTCCTAGGTACATTCGCGTGCGTTACCACTGGATATTGTTATTGGGGAGTATTTAATCAAGCTGTTAGTAGTATAGGCTTATTTAGATTGAAGATAAAGGATCCGATGTTATGCGTTAACTGCAAAACAGTGGATT
- a CDS encoding electron transfer flavoprotein subunit beta/FixA family protein, whose protein sequence is MNIVVGFKIVPDDQMVKVVGDKLNTDAPLKVSTYDKNAIEEAIRLKEKFGGKVTGITVGSNDRKSIREALAMGVDEVIAILVKDPDVYVTAMAIAENVKMLNPDIILFSEMTTDSGTSALPAYVSELLGLPYISNVKSLKIEGNKVTADRGMVSYIETVESSLPLVVSVGGEINTPRIPSVKQIMESSKKPVKEVKFDAQSKVRIREIKPMIVNRKRIVIEESDINKAVDKLIEYLKSDGVI, encoded by the coding sequence ATGAATATTGTTGTTGGTTTTAAGATAGTTCCAGATGATCAAATGGTTAAGGTTGTGGGGGACAAACTAAATACTGATGCCCCATTGAAGGTAAGTACTTATGATAAGAACGCTATTGAAGAAGCCATAAGGTTAAAGGAGAAGTTTGGAGGTAAGGTTACGGGTATTACAGTAGGTAGTAACGATAGGAAAAGCATTAGGGAAGCCTTAGCTATGGGAGTTGATGAAGTAATAGCTATCTTAGTTAAAGATCCAGACGTTTATGTTACTGCTATGGCGATAGCTGAAAATGTGAAAATGCTAAATCCAGATATAATATTATTTTCGGAAATGACAACTGATAGTGGAACTTCAGCCTTACCCGCTTACGTTTCTGAACTTCTTGGCCTGCCTTACATTTCTAACGTAAAATCACTTAAGATCGAGGGAAATAAGGTTACAGCGGATAGGGGAATGGTAAGCTATATTGAGACTGTTGAATCAAGTTTACCTTTAGTTGTGAGTGTTGGTGGTGAAATAAATACTCCTAGAATCCCTAGCGTTAAGCAAATAATGGAATCCTCTAAGAAGCCAGTTAAGGAAGTCAAATTTGATGCACAATCTAAGGTTAGAATAAGGGAAATTAAACCAATGATCGTGAATCGAAAGAGAATAGTTATTGAGGAAAGTGATATAAATAAGGCTGTTGATAAATTAATTGAATACTTAAAGTCTGATGGGGTGATCTAA